The Salipiger sp. CCB-MM3 genomic interval GGGTGAGGCAATGCCGGCGGTGCCTTGCGCTTGTGCCTGCGGGCTGCGGCGCAGGAAGAATGCCCCCGGCAGGGCGGACAGCAGGCTGATCAGGCCAAAGGCGATGCTCGCCGCCAGCCCCGCCTCGGCGCTCAGACCGGCCAGCGGAAACAGCGCCGCCGCCGCGCCCTCGCGCGCCAGCCCCAGCCCGCGACAGAGGCGGGCAGCAGCATCGCCGTCAGGATCAGCGGCACGATCAGCGCGGCGTGGCCCGCGGGCAGCAGGCTGCCACTGGCCCGCGCGGCGGTGACAAAGGCGGCGACGGTCAGCCCGGCGATCGCCAGCGAGAGCGCCACTTGCGTGCGCCATTGGCCAAGCAGCGCGATGCGGGCGGCGGCGCGCCAGCCCTGCGCGCGGCCCCGCCTCTGGCTGGCCAGCAGCACAAGCGCGCCCAGCAACAGGACCAGGACCGCGCCGGGCAGCCAAAGGCTTGGCACAAAACCCGAGGGCCGAGGGGCCTCCAACGCCCGCCAGCATCAGGACCAGCCCCGTCAGGGCGACGAACCCCATGCCCGCCTGCCCCGCCGCGCGCTCCAGCACCACCGCCTGCGCGGCGCGGCTCAGCGCGCCGTTCTGGCGGCTGCGCGCGGCCCCGCGCCGCATCGCCAAGCACGCCTCCGGGCAGGGTCTGATTGACGAATTGCGCCATGTAATACTCGCGCGCGGCCTCGCCCCGCGGCATCTGCAGCCCCAAGGCCGCGGCGGTCCGCCGCCAGCGCAGCGCCGAGAGCAGCGTCACCGCGTTGAGCAGCGCCAGCGTGGCCAGCCCCCAGCCCGGCGAAAGCTCGGACAGCCGCCGCAGCGCCTCGCGCCCGTCGGCGAGCCACAGGCAGAGCCCGATCAGCCCAAGCGGCAGCAGAAGACGCAGCGCGCTCATGACCCGTCTGCCCGCATCTGCGGCCCCGCCGCGCTGGTGGCGCGCAGGAACATGTCGCGGACGTCGCGCATGGGCAGGGCGTCTTGCGCCGGGTCGGGCTGCAGCCCCGCGGCCCAGCCCCAACCGTCGAAGAGGCGCAGCGCTTCCGGTGGGCCGATGAGATGCAGGGGCACATCCTTGCCCCCCGCCTGCGCCACGAATTCGGCGGCTGGTGATCGCCCAGCACGAGGATCAACGGCGGCTCGGCGCGCGGCAGCGCCGCCCATGACAGCACATTGCGCAGCGCATAATCGAGCGAGCGGCCAAAGTGATCGCGGATGCGGTCCGGATCGGCCCAGACCTCCTTGGGGCTCGGGCCAGAGGTGGCCTCGGCGTCGAAGATGCTGCCATCCCCACCGCCTGCCAAGGCACCATCTGCGGCACCGGCGTCCAAGGCGCATGGCTGGAGATCAGCGCGATCTCGGCCATCAGCGGGGCGCCTTGATCGGCGGCGATCCGGTCGAACTCCGCCAGCGTGTATTGATCGGGCATGGTCACCCAGTTGAACGGCAGCCCGCGATAGCCAAGCTCGGCGGCGCGCGGATCTCCTGAAACCCCATGGCCGGTCCTTCGGGCCAGTCCATGACGATCGCCGGGGCCACGGCCATGGTGTGATACCCGGCGCGGCTGGCGAGGCTGAAGAGGCTCTGCCGGGCGCTCGCCAGCAGGGCGCGGTAGCGGCGCTGGTCGCTGACCTCCACACCGCCGCCAGCGTCGCATGCGCCAGCCAGCTTTGCCCGCCCTGCACCGGCGAGCGCAGCCAGCCCGAGCGCATCGCCAGCCCCGCCTGCGCCAGCGCCGCCTCTCCGGCCTGCAGCGTCGCCAGATGGCGCGGCGCATAGAGCGGGTTGTCAAAGGCCGCCGCCCGTAGCTTTCGACAAAGACGATGACCACCGGGCGGCCCTCGAGTTTCGACAGCAGGCCATCGCGTCCGGCCCAAGGGTCGGTGGCGGCGGCGCGCTCGAATTCGGCCAGCGCGGTGCGGGCACGGGCGAAATCGCGAATGTGCTCGGCCCCGAGCCGCGCGGTGAAGGCGTTGCCGGCCGGGCGCCAGCCCTGCCAGCCGTTGAGCGCGGTGCGGATCTCGGCGGCGCAGAGCAGCGCGAAAACCAGCGCGGTGCCCCCCGCCGCCAGCCGCAGAGCGCGCGGCAGTTGGCTGCCGCAGCGGGCCCAAAGGCGCAGCGCGCGGTAGAGCAAAACCATCGCCCCGCCCAGCAGCAGCGCCAGCGCCGCGCCGACCCCCAGCGCACCCGCAAGCCCGGCGCTGCCGCGCAGCAGATGCGCCGCCGCGGGCACGAGATGCATGTCCGCCAGCGGATCGAAGCCGCGGCCAAAGGCGGTATAGGCGGACAGATCAGCCAGCTTGAGCGCCGTCATCAGGGTGAGCGCCACGCTCGCCAAGATCGCCAGCGGACGGGCGCGCGGCCCAAGCGCCAGCATCCCCAGCAGCAGCACCGGCAGCTCCAGCGGCACCATCCTCAGCGCGGGCCAGCGCAGCGCGCCGGGGTGGTTGGGCAGGATCAGCAGCAGATCGACCAGCACCGCCGAGACGAGCAGCGCCAGCCAGAGCCGCAGCGCTCCTCTCCTCCCCGCCCCGGCCCCGCTCACCGCCGCCTCGCCAGCCAGAGCACATCCAGCGCGAAGGACCACGCCAGCAGCGCCAGCGCCAGCAGCGCCGCGAGTTCGGACCAAGGCGGCCCCGCGATGGGCGCGAGCAGCCCCGCCAGCACCGCGATCTGCACCACGCAGACCAGCTTGCGCCGGAAGCGTTGCGGCAAGGGCGCGTCGAGCCACGGCCAGAGCAGGCTGGCGCTGACGAAGAGATAGCGCAGGCCGCCCAGCAACAGCACCCAGCCGCCCGCCGCGCCGCTGCGCCATGCCACCGCCGCGAGCAGCAGGGGCAAAGACGCTGTCGACCTCCATGGTCGAACCGCGCGCCCCAAGGTCCGGCCAGCCCGCTGCGCCGCGCCAGCGGGCCATCGACCCCATCGAGCGCCAGCGTGATCAGCGCGAGGCAGAAGAACCCCCAGCCAGAGGCGCCCTCGTCAGCGCGGGTTGCACCAAGGGCAGCAGCATCAGCGCCCGCCAGCGCCAGCCGCCCGAGGGTGAGCGCATTGGCATAGCCGAGGCGCGGCGCGGGCCAGTGGCGCAGCAGGAAGTGGCCCGAGACCCCCGCCCCCAGCCCGAAGCCCAGCACCGGCAGCAGCATCAAAGCCCCGGCCAGCCACCACGACAGGCCGCAAAGCGCCAGCGCAAACCCCGAGGCCAGTAGCGCAAGGGACGCAAAAGGCGTCCTTGCAGCGGCGAGAGCCGAGGCGCGTTGCACAGGGGGCGGCGGCAGGTCCATGCCAAATGAAGTGCTGCCGCGCCCGCGCCTGTCAAGCACCGCGCTTTACGTAAGGGCATGTACTCACTAGGCTGTGAGAGCTCAGAACCGGGAGGTCGGCGCATGGCCAGCGTGGCTCAGACAGAGGTTTTCCCCCGTTATTCCCGCGCGGCGCGGCTGCTGCACTGGCTGACGGTGCTGCTTGTGCTCACCACCATCCCCGCGGGGCTGGTCATGGTGCAGGAGGGGCTGCCGCGGGCGCTGCAGAATACGCTCTTTCTTTATCACAAGAACATCGGCCCGATCATTCTGGCTCTGGTCGTGCTGCGGCTGGTGGTGCGGCTGATCTCAAGGCCGCCGCCGCTTCCGGCCAGCGTCCCGGCGCTGCAGGCGTTGGTGGCGCAACTGGTGCATTGGCTGCTTTATCTGACACTGGTGGCGCTGGTGATCTCTGGCATCGTGCGGGTGCAGGCGGGCGGCTTTCCCATGGAGTTTTGGGACCCGCTGCTTGGCGGCATGGTCGGCAAGGATGAGGCGCTGGCCAAATCCGCCAGCGGCTTTCACGATCTGGCCAAGACGGTGCTGATCGGGCTGATCGCGGTGCACGCAGGGGCCGCCGCGCTGCATGGGCTGGTGAAGCGGGACGGGGTGTTCAGCCGCATGTGGCCGCCCGCCTGAGGCCCTGCGCCTCGCCAAAAACTACGTGTCGCCACAAAAAAGGACCGGCGCGCCCGCCGGTCCCCTGTCTTGTTCCTACGGCCCTTACTCCGCGGGCTTATACGCGGCATCCGGCTGCGGCGGCGGCGTCGGATCAGCCCCGTAAAGCTCGCCCGGCAGTTCCGAAGGCATGGCGTGATCCGCCTCTTCGTCGTCGCGGTAGCGCTGGTTGTGGCGATAGACCATCAGCGTGTCCCAGCGCAGCGCCTTGAACAGGCCGATCAGGATGAACAGGCACACCACGGCAAACGGAAAGCCCGCCACCACCGCCGCCGCCTGCAGCGCGTTGAGCCCGCCCGCCAGCAGCAGCACCGAGGCCACGGCGCCTTCGGTGATCGCCCAGAACACCCGCTGCACCCGCGGCGGATCGGTGTCACCGCCCGCGGTCAGCATGTCGATCACGAAAGAGCCCGAGTCCGAGGAGGTCACGAACCACAGCACGATCAGGATCATCGCAAAGCCCGACATCAGCCCCGAGGCGGGGAAGTAATCGAGCAGCGCGAACATCGCGTCGCCATAGGCATTCTTGGTGGCCTCGACCAGCGCCGGATCGCCGCCCAGCGAGATGTTCAGCGCGGTGCCGCCAAAGGCGCAGAACCAGAAGAACATGATCGAGGTCGGCAGCAGCATCACCCCCAGCACGAACTCGCGGATGGTGCGGCCCTTGGAGATGCGCGCCACGAAGACGCCGACGAACGGCGACCACGAGATCCACCATGCCCAATAGAAGATGGTCCAGGAATTCTGCCACGAGCCATCGGCCTGCCATGCCTCGGTCCAGCTGGCCCAGCTGACGAAGCGGGCGACGTAATCGCCGTAGCTCTGCACGAAGAGATCAAAGATGAACACCGTCGGGCCGACGATCAGCATGAAGATCAGGAAGACGAAGCTGAGGCCGATGTTGAGGTTCGACAAACGCTTGATGCCGCCGTCGAGACCCGCCACCACCGAGATCGTCGCCGCAAGGGTGATCAGGGCGATGATGATGATCTGCGTGACCACGCTGTCGCCGATGCCAAAGACCTCGCCAAGGCCCGAGTTGATCTGCATCGCGCCAAGCCCCAGCGAGGTGACGATGCCAAACATCGTGCCAAACACCGCAAGAATGTCGACCGCGCTGCCCCAGGGGCCAAAGATCTTCTCGCCAAGGATCGGATAAAGCGCCGAGCGGATGGTCAGCGGCAGCCCTTTGCGGAAGTGGAAATAGGCCAGCGCCAGCGCGATCACCGCGTAGATCGCCCAGCCGTGGAAGCCCCAGTGCAGGAAGGAGATCACCATCGCCTGCCGTGCGGCCTCTTGGGTTTCCGCATCGCCGGTGGGCGGCGCGAAGTAGTGATAGAGCGGCTCGGCCACGCCCCAGTAGATCAGGCCGATGCCAATGCCCGCCGAGAACAGCATCGACGTCCATGAGATCAGCCCATAGGCGGGTTTGTCGTTCATCCGGCCAAGGCGGATGTCGGCGAAGGGGCCGAAGGCGAGGTAGATCGTGGCAAGCACGAAGATATTGACCTCGATGATCAGCGCCCAGCCCAGCGTGTCGGCAAACCAGTTCTGGATGCCGGTGAAGACGCTGTTGGCCTGTTCGCTGAAGGTCGCCCCGAAGAGGATAAATCCGACGATGAGCAGCGCCGAGACTGCAAAGACGGTCTTGTGCACCCTCGGGAAGATGAACAGCCGTTCCTGCGGCATCTTATCGTGCATCTGGCTCTCCTGAATGGTCACGTTGGCTTGAAGCTTGCGAGAGCAGATAGCGCCCAAGCGCCGGTCGGCCAGTCTTTGCCGATGCGGCGAGGGGTGTGTCAGCCGGATTTCAGAGCCGTTTTGCGCATCGCTTTGGCGATCATCTCCGCCGTCTCGCCGCCCATTTCGCTGGCGTTCACCAGCCCCTGCACAAAGGGATGACGCTGGAGCAGCGCCGGCAGCGCGACGCAATGGATGCGCCCCGCGCAGGGCGCGGAAAGGGGCAGGACAAAAGCGTCAAAGCGCAGCGGCTCTGACAGCAGACCCGCGCGCGCCAGCGACGGAAACCCGAGGTCTGCCAGCGTCATGGCGCGCTGGCCGCGCGCGTCGATGAGCATCTCGAAGACGCTCTCCTGCCCGCCGTGGCGCACCGACACGCCCTGTGCGCAGGCGGTGATCTGGCTGTCATCGCCGGTCGTTTGACCAAGCCGCAGCACCTCGAGCACCCCCGCCTCGCGCAGCGCCAGCAGGCGCTTGATCGACGGGTGCGGCACGCAGGCGTAGCAATCGGTGAACATCGGCTTCAGCGTGGCGTGAAACGCCGCGACCTCGGCATCGCTGAACCTTGGAATGAGCTCTTCGAACAGCTCATGCGCGCGCAGCAGCGCGCTGCGCCAAGGCGTCGGGGTCTTGCTGGCGACGGTCTCTTCGGCCTCTACAAGATTGGCACGGGCCCAATCGAAGGGATCCGCCGCGAGGCGCTTGGCGAAATATGCGTGGCAAAACGCGTCGCAGGGCACGTCAGGCCCGCCGAGGCCCGCCAGCCACGCCGGATCCGCCGCCTGCAGGTCCGCAACGAAGGCGCGATAGGCGCGGTCGAGCAGAGCGCCCTCCTCGGCGCCAGAGACCTCCGTGCCAGACACCTCCGCGCAGATACCCGCCAAACGGGGCAGCTCGGGCAACGGCAGGTCGTACCAGTAATCCGCCTCGGGCAGCAGCCCCTTGCGGGACATGAGGCTGAGCAGAAACGGCTCCCGCCCCTCCTGCGCGACATAGCGCATCCGCCCGCCCTCCTCGCAAAAACGCCCGCGCGCCGAGGCGATGGTCACCGCCACATCAATGGCCGACAGCGAAGTGCCCAGCACGCCGATCCGTTGCTGCGGCAGCCGGGTCAGCTTCTCGGCGGGCCAAGGCGAATGCAGCACCGCCCCGCCCGCGCACGTCCGGTCCGGCCAGCGGTGCCCGGTGGCCAGCACCGCATCCGCATAGAGCGCCTTCGACGCGCTGCCCGGACTGCGCCACGCCAGCTCTACGCCCGCCGCGCGCGGCGCGATGTCGGTGACCGTGTGGTGCAGGTGAAGCTCGATCCGGTGCCCCTGCCGCCGCCCAAGCGCGATCACATCCGACATCTGCGCGGTGAAATAGGCCCCCAGCGCAAGACGCGGATAAAACGCCTC includes:
- a CDS encoding BCCT family transporter; amino-acid sequence: MHDKMPQERLFIFPRVHKTVFAVSALLIVGFILFGATFSEQANSVFTGIQNWFADTLGWALIIEVNIFVLATIYLAFGPFADIRLGRMNDKPAYGLISWTSMLFSAGIGIGLIYWGVAEPLYHYFAPPTGDAETQEAARQAMVISFLHWGFHGWAIYAVIALALAYFHFRKGLPLTIRSALYPILGEKIFGPWGSAVDILAVFGTMFGIVTSLGLGAMQINSGLGEVFGIGDSVVTQIIIIALITLAATISVVAGLDGGIKRLSNLNIGLSFVFLIFMLIVGPTVFIFDLFVQSYGDYVARFVSWASWTEAWQADGSWQNSWTIFYWAWWISWSPFVGVFVARISKGRTIREFVLGVMLLPTSIMFFWFCAFGGTALNISLGGDPALVEATKNAYGDAMFALLDYFPASGLMSGFAMILIVLWFVTSSDSGSFVIDMLTAGGDTDPPRVQRVFWAITEGAVASVLLLAGGLNALQAAAVVAGFPFAVVCLFILIGLFKALRWDTLMVYRHNQRYRDDEEADHAMPSELPGELYGADPTPPPQPDAAYKPAE
- a CDS encoding FAD/NAD(P)-binding protein, whose amino-acid sequence is MAYEKPIPLRSRGNRPVRPPRPRPPAAHRVAIVGAGPTGVYTLAALLRLAPSRLHVDIFEKGSAAGPGMPYSADMNAPVMLSNIASRELPPVLTSLNDWLRGLDTSDLARLGLRAAEISDEAFYPRLALGAYFTAQMSDVIALGRRQGHRIELHLHHTVTDIAPRAAGVELAWRSPGSASKALYADAVLATGHRWPDRTCAGGAVLHSPWPAEKLTRLPQQRIGVLGTSLSAIDVAVTIASARGRFCEEGGRMRYVAQEGREPFLLSLMSRKGLLPEADYWYDLPLPELPRLAGICAEVSGTEVSGAEEGALLDRAYRAFVADLQAADPAWLAGLGGPDVPCDAFCHAYFAKRLAADPFDWARANLVEAEETVASKTPTPWRSALLRAHELFEELIPRFSDAEVAAFHATLKPMFTDCYACVPHPSIKRLLALREAGVLEVLRLGQTTGDDSQITACAQGVSVRHGGQESVFEMLIDARGQRAMTLADLGFPSLARAGLLSEPLRFDAFVLPLSAPCAGRIHCVALPALLQRHPFVQGLVNASEMGGETAEMIAKAMRKTALKSG
- a CDS encoding lysylphosphatidylglycerol synthase transmembrane domain-containing protein; its protein translation is MSALRLLLPLGLIGLCLWLADGREALRRLSELSPGWGLATLALLNAVTLLSALRWRRTAAALGLQMPRGEAAREYYMAQFVNQTLPGGVLGDAARGRAQPPERRAEPRRAGGGAGARGGAGGHGVRRPDGAGPDAGGRWRPLGPRVLCQAFGCPARSWSCCWARLCCWPARGGAARRAGAPPPASRCLANGARKWRSRWRSPG
- a CDS encoding cytochrome b, whose amino-acid sequence is MASVAQTEVFPRYSRAARLLHWLTVLLVLTTIPAGLVMVQEGLPRALQNTLFLYHKNIGPIILALVVLRLVVRLISRPPPLPASVPALQALVAQLVHWLLYLTLVALVISGIVRVQAGGFPMEFWDPLLGGMVGKDEALAKSASGFHDLAKTVLIGLIAVHAGAAALHGLVKRDGVFSRMWPPA
- a CDS encoding sulfatase, which codes for MSGAGAGRRGALRLWLALLVSAVLVDLLLILPNHPGALRWPALRMVPLELPVLLLGMLALGPRARPLAILASVALTLMTALKLADLSAYTAFGRGFDPLADMHLVPAAAHLLRGSAGLAGALGVGAALALLLGGAMVLLYRALRLWARCGSQLPRALRLAAGGTALVFALLCAAEIRTALNGWQGWRPAGNAFTARLGAEHIRDFARARTALAEFERAAATDPWAGRDGLLSKLEGRPVVIVFVESYGRRPLTTRSMRRAIWRRCRPERRRWRRRGWRCARAGCARRCRAGKAGWRMRRWRRCGGQRPAPLPRPAGERPAEPLQPRQPRRVSHHGRGPGDRHGLARRTGHGVSGDPRAAELGYRGLPFNWVTMPDQYTLAEFDRIAADQGAPLMAEIALISSHAPWTPVPQMVPWQAVGMAASSTPRPPLARAPRRSGPIRTASAITLAARSIMRCAMCCHGRRCRAPSRR